From Anopheles arabiensis isolate DONGOLA chromosome 3, AaraD3, whole genome shotgun sequence, a single genomic window includes:
- the LOC120903505 gene encoding CD63 antigen produces the protein MASERYELNMSMKCVKYMIFVISITFAVVAAMLLSMAVAIGNLFDDFQNFIDSHFFVPPNLLIAIGIILLVIALFGCVGALKESTAMINIYGALLLIVFVLQLAAAITAFVLRGQVSMMVRQKIFDSMGDYKQQDGYRNPIDTLQNTLECCGVDGFSDWAQFLPSDGTVMEYPETCCAAPPVNGECMPREYGCYSRLSWLISQGSVLIATGTVAVAFVQVLGAVCAFMLASAIRRAKTLRATRRWHLQQSLGIMTKPIETQYTGMEKSEANVDPDKYLPTSPSVN, from the exons ATGGCGTCGGAACGGTACGAGCTCAACATGAGCATGAAGTGTGTAAAGTATATGATCTTCGTCATCAGTATTACGTTTGCG GTTGTGGCCGCAATGCTGCTGTCGATGGCCGTCGCCATCGGCAATCTGTTCGATGATTTCCAAAACTTCATCGATTCACACTTCTTCGTGCCGCCGAATCTGCTCATCGCGATCGGCATCATCCTGCTGGTGATCGCCCTGTTCGGGTGTGTCGGTGCGCTGAAGGAAAGCACAGCGATGATCAACATT TATGGTGCATTGCTGCTGATCGTGTTTGTGCTACAGCTGGCCGCTGCCATCACGGCGTTTGTGCTGCGTGGTCAGGTATCGATGATGGTGCGCCAAAAGATCTTCGATTCGATGGGCGATTACAAGCAGCAGGATGGCTATCGCAATCCGATCGACACGTTGCAGAACACG CTCGAATGTTGCGGTGTCGATGGATTCAGTGACTGGGCCCAGTTCCTGCCGTCCGACGGTACGGTGATGGAGTACCCGGAAACGTGCTGTGCGGCACCACCGGTTAATGGGGAGTGTATGCCACGCGAATACGGCTGCTACTCGCGCCTCTCCTGGCTCATCTCGCAGGGTTCGGTACTGATCGCGACCGGTACGGTGGCAGTGGCCTTCGTCCAGGTGCTCGGTGCCGTCTGTGCGTTCATGCTGGCCAGTGCGATTCGTCGTGCGAAGACTCTGCGTGCTACCCGGCGCTGGCATCTGCAGCAGAGCCTTGGCATCATGACCAAGCCGATCGAGACGCAGTACACCGGGATGGAAAAGTCGGAAGCTAACGTTGATCCGGACAAGTATCTGCCCACAAGCCCGAGCGTCAACTAA